One genomic segment of Pongo pygmaeus isolate AG05252 chromosome 19, NHGRI_mPonPyg2-v2.0_pri, whole genome shotgun sequence includes these proteins:
- the LOC129018070 gene encoding LOW QUALITY PROTEIN: olfactory receptor 1E3-like (The sequence of the model RefSeq protein was modified relative to this genomic sequence to represent the inferred CDS: inserted 1 base in 1 codon): protein MMKKNQTMISEFLLLGLPIQPEQQNLFYALFPAMCLTTLLGNLLIIVLIRLDSYLHTPMYLFLSNLSFSDLCFSSVTMPKLLQNMRSQNPSISYADCLAQMYLHLFFGVLESFLPVVTAYDRYVAICFPLHYTTIMSPKCCLALLTLSWLLTTAHATLHTLLMARLSFCADSVIPHFFCDTSTLLKLACSDTQVNGWVIFFMGGLILVIXFLLLIMSYARIISTILRVPSAGGIQKAFSTCGSHLSVVSLFFGTIIGLYLCPLTNHNTLKDTVMAVMYTVVTPMLNPFIYSLRNRDMRGNPGQSLQHKENFFVFKIVIVGILPLLNLVGIVRLIMKYHSKSVA, encoded by the exons ATGATGAAGAAGAACCAAACCATGATCTCAGAGTTCCTTCTCCTGGGCCTTCCCATCCAACCAGAGCAGCAGAATCTGTTCTATGCCTTGTTCCCGGCCATGTGTCTTACCACCCTCCTGGGGAACCTCCTCATCATTGTCCTCATTCGACTGGACTCCTATCTCCACACGCCCATGTATTTGTTTCTCAGCAACTTGTCCTTCTCTGACCTCTGCTTTTCCTCAGTCACAATGCCCAAATTGCTGCAGAACATGCGGAGCCAAAACCCATCCATCTCCTATGCAGACTGCCTGGCTCAGATGTACTTGCATCTGTTTTTTGGAGTTCTGGAGAGCTTCCTCCCTGTGGTCACGGCTTACGACCGCTATGTGGCTATTTGCTTTCCTCTGCACTACACCACTATCATGAGCCCCAAGTGTTGCCTTGCTCTGCTGACACTCTCCTGGCTGCTGACCACCGCCCATGCCACGTTGCACACCTTGCTCATGGCCAGGCTGTCCTTTTGTGCTGACAGTGTGATTCCTCACTTCTTCTGTGATACATCTACCTTGTTGAAGCTGGCCTGCTCCGACACACAAGTCAATGGGTGGGTGATATTTTTCATGGGAGGGCTCATCCTTGTCA CATTCCTACTCCTCATCATGTCCTATGCAAGAATCATCTCCACCATCCTCAGGGTCCCTTCCGCTGGGGGCATCCAGAAGGCTTTCTCCACCTGTGGTTCCCACCTCTCTGTGGTGTCTCTCTTCTTTGGGACAATTATTGGTCTCTACTTGTGCCCATTGACAAATCATAACACTCTGAAGGACACTGTCATGGCTGTGATGTACACTGTGGTGACCCCCATGCTGAACCCCTTCATCTACAGCTTGAGGAACAGAGACATGAGGGGGAACCCTGGGCAGAGTCTTCAGcacaaagaaaatttctttgtctttaaaatagTAATAGTTGGCATTTTACCATTATTGAATTTAGTAGGTATAGTAAGGTTGATAATGAAATATCACTCTAAATCAGtggcttaa